In the genome of Pseudomonas protegens, one region contains:
- a CDS encoding DUF4810 domain-containing protein encodes MFKTITARPLLAGALLGCVLLAGCSGPKTLYQWETYQAQTYEYFKGEEAREAQVEALERDLQKIKSTGKAVPPGYHAHLGMLYAGLGKDDQMVQQFNTEKALFPESASYMDFLLKNAKQGAAK; translated from the coding sequence ATGTTCAAGACAATCACCGCGCGGCCACTGCTGGCCGGCGCTTTGCTGGGCTGCGTGTTGCTGGCCGGTTGCAGCGGGCCGAAGACGCTGTACCAGTGGGAAACCTACCAGGCCCAGACCTACGAATACTTCAAGGGCGAGGAAGCCCGCGAGGCCCAGGTCGAGGCGCTGGAGCGCGACCTGCAGAAGATCAAGTCCACCGGCAAGGCGGTGCCGCCGGGTTACCACGCCCACCTGGGCATGCTCTATGCGGGCCTGGGCAAGGATGACCAGATGGTGCAGCAGTTCAATACCGAGAAGGCGCTGTTCCCCGAGTCCGCCTCGTACATGGACTTTCTGTTGAAGAACGCCAAGCAGGGAGCCGCTAAATGA
- a CDS encoding error-prone DNA polymerase — translation MSAYAELHCLSNFSFQRGASSAAELFQRAAALGYQALAITDECTLAGIVRAWQASRDSGLKLIVGSEMQVEDGPRLVLLVEDLAGYQGLCRLITRARRRAEKGSYRLLREDFAEPLPGLLALWLADDGLAPEHGHWLRQIFPERLWLALELHCGQDDARRLQQQQALARQLGLPAVACGDVHMHVRGRRALQDTMTAIRHHLPVAEAGQRLFANGERHLRPIAVLQGLYPPALLEESLAIAGRCAFDLGQLRYQYPRELVPEGHDAGSWLRVLTQRGILRRWPNGARAEVLQQIEHELTLISDLGYESYFLTVHDIVDFARRQHILCQGRGSAANSVVCFALGITEIDPDRSTLLFERFLSRERNEPPDIDVDFEHERREEVLQYVFQRYGRHRAALTAVVSTYHGAGAVRDVAKALGLPPDQVNALADCCGRWSDTPPSVERLQEAGFDPESPVLRRVLSLTGQLIGFPRHLSQHPGGFVISEQPLDHLVPVENATMAERTVIQWDKDDLDMVGLLKVDILALGMLSAIRRCFDLIHGYRGQRYSLASIPPEDPATYEMIGRADTIGVFQIESRAQMSMLPRLKPQNFYDLVIEVAIVRPGPIQGGMVHPYLRRRNREEPETYPSPKLEAVLKRTLGVPLFQEQVMQIAIVAADYTPGEADQLRRSMAAWKRHGGLEPHRERLRKGMRKNGYSDEFAAQIFEQIKGFGSYGFPESHAASFALLTYASCWLKCHEPAAFACALINSWPMGFYSPDQILQDARRHGLQILPVDVSASDWDCSLDPERGLCGQPALRLGLRMIKGFREDDARRIERARRQRAFVDIADLGERARLDLRAQELLADAGALRALAGDRYRARWEVAGVEKQLGLFADLPRQQEAPVNLPRPSVGEDLQADYHSLGTTLGPHPLALLRAQLKARRCRSSRELLAVEHGRSVSVAGLVTGRQRPGTASGVTFVTLEDEFGNVNVVVWRDLAERQRRVLVGSQLLKVDGTLEAEGEVRHLIAGRLTDLSPLLDGISVRSRDFR, via the coding sequence ATGAGCGCCTACGCCGAGCTGCACTGCCTGTCCAACTTCAGTTTCCAGCGCGGCGCCTCCAGTGCCGCCGAATTGTTCCAGCGCGCTGCGGCCCTGGGCTACCAGGCCCTGGCGATCACCGACGAATGCACCCTGGCGGGCATCGTCCGCGCCTGGCAGGCCTCTCGCGACAGCGGCCTGAAGCTGATCGTCGGCAGTGAAATGCAGGTCGAGGACGGCCCGCGCCTGGTGCTGCTGGTGGAAGACCTGGCGGGTTACCAGGGCCTGTGCCGGTTGATCACCCGGGCCCGGCGCCGGGCCGAGAAGGGCAGCTATCGCCTGCTGCGCGAGGACTTCGCCGAACCCTTGCCGGGGCTGCTGGCCCTGTGGCTGGCGGACGATGGCCTGGCGCCGGAGCACGGCCACTGGCTGCGCCAGATATTCCCCGAGCGCCTGTGGCTGGCGCTGGAGCTGCATTGCGGCCAGGACGATGCCCGGCGCCTGCAACAGCAACAGGCCCTGGCCCGGCAACTGGGGCTGCCAGCCGTGGCCTGTGGTGATGTGCACATGCATGTGCGCGGGCGCCGGGCGCTGCAGGACACCATGACCGCGATCCGCCATCACCTGCCGGTGGCCGAGGCCGGGCAGCGCCTGTTCGCCAACGGCGAGCGTCACCTGCGGCCGATCGCGGTGCTGCAAGGCCTGTACCCGCCAGCCCTGCTCGAGGAGTCGCTGGCCATCGCCGGGCGCTGCGCTTTCGATCTCGGCCAGTTGCGCTACCAATACCCCCGGGAGCTGGTGCCCGAGGGCCATGACGCCGGGTCCTGGCTGCGGGTGCTGACCCAGCGCGGCATTCTGCGGCGCTGGCCGAACGGGGCCCGGGCCGAGGTGCTGCAACAGATCGAGCATGAGCTGACGTTGATCAGCGACCTGGGCTACGAGAGTTACTTCCTCACCGTGCACGACATCGTCGATTTTGCCCGGCGCCAGCACATCCTCTGCCAGGGCCGGGGTTCGGCGGCCAACTCGGTGGTGTGTTTTGCCCTCGGCATCACCGAGATCGACCCGGACCGCTCGACCCTGCTGTTCGAGCGCTTTTTGTCGCGCGAACGCAACGAGCCGCCGGACATCGACGTCGACTTCGAACACGAGCGCCGCGAAGAGGTGCTGCAGTACGTGTTCCAGCGTTACGGCCGACACCGCGCGGCGCTGACCGCGGTGGTCAGCACCTACCACGGCGCCGGGGCGGTGCGCGATGTGGCCAAGGCCCTGGGCCTGCCGCCGGATCAGGTCAACGCCCTGGCCGACTGCTGCGGTCGTTGGAGCGATACGCCACCCAGCGTCGAGCGCCTGCAGGAGGCTGGCTTCGACCCCGAGAGCCCGGTGCTGCGCCGGGTCTTGAGCCTGACCGGGCAGTTGATCGGCTTTCCCCGGCACCTGTCCCAGCACCCCGGCGGCTTCGTGATTTCCGAGCAGCCCCTGGACCACCTGGTGCCGGTGGAGAACGCGACCATGGCCGAGCGCACGGTGATCCAGTGGGACAAGGACGACCTGGACATGGTCGGCCTGCTCAAGGTGGACATCCTCGCCCTGGGCATGCTCAGCGCCATCCGTCGTTGCTTCGACCTGATCCACGGTTACCGCGGCCAGCGCTACAGCCTCGCCAGCATTCCGCCCGAAGATCCCGCCACCTACGAAATGATCGGCCGCGCCGACACCATCGGCGTGTTCCAGATCGAGTCCCGGGCGCAGATGTCGATGCTGCCCCGGCTCAAGCCGCAGAACTTCTATGACCTGGTGATCGAGGTGGCCATCGTCCGCCCCGGGCCGATCCAGGGCGGCATGGTGCATCCCTACCTGCGTCGGCGTAACCGTGAAGAGCCGGAGACTTATCCGTCGCCGAAGTTGGAAGCGGTGCTCAAGCGAACTCTGGGCGTGCCGCTGTTTCAGGAGCAGGTGATGCAGATCGCCATTGTCGCTGCCGACTACACCCCGGGCGAGGCCGACCAGTTGCGCCGTTCCATGGCCGCCTGGAAGCGCCATGGCGGCCTGGAGCCGCACCGCGAACGGCTGCGCAAAGGCATGCGCAAGAACGGCTACAGCGACGAGTTCGCGGCGCAGATCTTCGAGCAGATCAAGGGCTTTGGCAGCTACGGCTTTCCCGAATCCCATGCCGCCAGTTTTGCCTTGCTGACCTACGCCAGTTGCTGGCTCAAGTGCCACGAACCGGCGGCCTTCGCCTGCGCCCTGATCAACAGCTGGCCGATGGGTTTCTACAGTCCGGACCAGATCCTCCAGGACGCTCGGCGCCACGGTTTGCAGATTTTGCCGGTGGATGTGAGCGCCAGTGACTGGGACTGCAGCCTGGACCCTGAACGGGGCCTGTGCGGGCAGCCGGCCTTGCGCCTGGGGCTGCGCATGATCAAGGGCTTTCGCGAGGACGATGCCCGGCGCATCGAGCGTGCCCGCCGGCAACGGGCCTTTGTCGATATCGCCGACCTGGGCGAGCGCGCCCGGCTGGATCTCCGGGCCCAGGAGCTGCTGGCGGATGCCGGCGCTCTGCGGGCGCTGGCCGGGGATCGCTACCGGGCGCGCTGGGAAGTGGCCGGGGTGGAGAAGCAACTGGGGCTGTTCGCCGATCTGCCACGCCAGCAAGAGGCCCCGGTGAACCTGCCCCGGCCCAGCGTCGGCGAAGACCTGCAGGCCGATTACCACAGCCTCGGCACCACCCTGGGGCCCCATCCCCTGGCGCTGCTGCGGGCGCAGCTCAAGGCCCGGCGCTGCCGCAGTTCCCGCGAGTTGCTGGCGGTGGAGCACGGGCGTTCGGTGAGCGTGGCCGGGCTGGTCACCGGACGCCAGCGTCCGGGCACTGCCAGTGGGGTGACCTTTGTCACCCTGGAAGACGAGTTCGGCAACGTCAATGTGGTGGTCTGGCGCGACCTGGCCGAACGCCAGCGCCGGGTGCTGGTGGGGTCGCAGTTGCTCAAGGTCGACGGCACCCTGGAAGCCGAGGGCGAAGTGCGCCACCTGATTGCCGGGCGCCTGACGGATCTGAGCCCGTTGCTGGATGGCATCAGCGTGCGCAGCCGGGATTTTCGCTGA
- a CDS encoding DUF799 domain-containing protein, which produces MNFTTLRNLLGLLSVSLLVGCAAPKTVDYSAYKQARPKSILVLPPLNESPDVKATYSMLSQVTFPLAEAGYYVMPIAVVDETFRHNGLTNPADIHGLSPAKLNQIFGADAGLYITVKEYGTSYMLISSETVVTASATLVDLKTGTTLWTGSARASSEEGNNGNNGGLVGMLITAAVKQIINTSTDAGHPIAGITSQRLLSAGQRTGLLYGPRSPKYGTD; this is translated from the coding sequence ATGAACTTCACCACCTTGCGCAACCTCCTGGGCCTGTTGAGCGTCAGCCTGCTGGTGGGCTGCGCCGCGCCCAAGACCGTGGACTACTCGGCCTACAAGCAGGCCCGGCCGAAGTCGATCCTGGTGTTGCCGCCGCTCAATGAGTCGCCGGACGTCAAGGCCACCTACAGCATGCTGTCCCAGGTGACCTTTCCCCTGGCCGAAGCCGGTTACTACGTGATGCCGATTGCCGTGGTGGATGAAACCTTCCGCCACAACGGCCTGACCAACCCGGCGGACATCCACGGCCTGTCGCCGGCCAAGCTCAACCAGATCTTCGGCGCCGACGCCGGGCTGTACATCACGGTCAAGGAATACGGCACCAGCTACATGCTGATCAGCAGCGAGACGGTGGTCACCGCCAGCGCCACCCTGGTCGATCTCAAGACCGGCACCACCCTGTGGACCGGCAGCGCCCGGGCTTCCAGCGAGGAGGGCAACAATGGCAACAACGGTGGCCTGGTGGGCATGCTGATCACCGCCGCGGTAAAGCAGATCATCAACACCAGCACCGACGCCGGACACCCGATCGCCGGCATCACCAGCCAGCGCCTGCTGTCGGCCGGGCAACGCACCGGCTTGCTGTACGGTCCGCGCTCACCGAAGTACGGCACCGACTGA
- a CDS encoding ATP-binding protein yields the protein MPFLSDHHGCQGWKGEMAERIRAFDWSVTSLGSLRNWSHSLRSTVQLMLGSPVPMVMLWGPLGYMIYNDAYAVFAGGRHPYLLGCAVELGWPEVAEFNRGVMSTCLSGGTLSYRNKELVLLRNGEPENVWLDLYYSPVAGDNQAPAGVIAIVVETTAHVISEQRRQAAEDNLRQMARSLEQRVLEEVNARLAAEEQLRQSQKLEAIGGLTGGVAHDFNNLLQVIAGNLHLLARHEPDNGNVQRRTRAALTAVERGAKLSAQLLAFARRQPLSPALYDPRELDRGLADLLQRALGETIRLQVQLPAEPWCIHVDRHQLENAVLNLAINARDAMAGEGTIGISVEHLLLDQTFCAGKDLSPGQYLRLTVADSGGGMSAEVLKQAFEPFFTTKTDGQGTGLGLSMVFGFVKQSGGHIEILSHPGQGTRVQMYFARSIAAPVSPAVGPGPRASAGQERILVVEDDSDVRSAAVEMLRHEGYQVCSAASGDAAMQLLAQGLAVDLIFTDVVMPGQIKSTDLATWARTQAPPVAVLFTSGHTRDMISRNHQLSPDTHLLSKPYAPEDLSAMVRSLLGG from the coding sequence ATGCCGTTCTTATCAGATCATCACGGGTGCCAAGGGTGGAAAGGCGAGATGGCCGAACGCATCCGGGCCTTCGACTGGTCCGTCACCAGCCTGGGTTCATTGCGCAACTGGAGCCACAGCCTGCGCAGCACGGTGCAGCTGATGCTCGGCTCGCCGGTGCCGATGGTGATGCTCTGGGGCCCTCTGGGCTACATGATCTACAACGATGCCTACGCGGTGTTTGCCGGCGGCCGCCACCCCTATCTGCTGGGCTGTGCGGTGGAGCTGGGGTGGCCGGAAGTGGCCGAATTCAATCGCGGGGTGATGAGCACCTGCCTCAGTGGCGGCACCTTGTCCTATCGCAACAAGGAGCTGGTGCTGCTGCGCAACGGCGAGCCGGAAAACGTCTGGCTGGACCTCTATTACAGCCCGGTGGCCGGCGACAACCAGGCGCCGGCCGGGGTGATCGCCATCGTCGTGGAAACCACCGCCCATGTGATTTCCGAACAGCGCCGGCAGGCCGCCGAGGACAACCTGCGGCAGATGGCGCGCAGTCTCGAACAGCGGGTACTGGAGGAGGTCAACGCCCGTCTGGCCGCCGAAGAGCAGTTGCGCCAGTCGCAGAAGCTCGAAGCCATCGGCGGCCTTACCGGCGGTGTGGCCCATGACTTCAACAACCTGTTGCAGGTGATCGCCGGCAACCTGCACCTGCTGGCCCGGCACGAGCCGGACAACGGCAATGTGCAGCGCCGCACCCGTGCCGCGCTGACGGCGGTGGAGCGGGGGGCCAAGCTGTCGGCCCAGTTGCTGGCCTTCGCCCGGCGCCAGCCGCTGTCACCGGCGCTGTACGATCCCCGGGAGCTGGATCGGGGGCTGGCTGACCTGTTGCAGCGGGCCCTGGGGGAAACCATTCGCCTGCAGGTACAACTGCCCGCCGAGCCCTGGTGCATCCATGTGGATCGCCACCAGCTGGAAAATGCCGTGCTCAACCTGGCGATCAACGCCCGGGATGCCATGGCCGGCGAGGGCACCATCGGCATCAGCGTCGAGCATCTGCTGCTGGATCAGACGTTCTGCGCCGGCAAGGACCTGAGCCCCGGCCAGTACCTGCGGCTGACGGTGGCCGACAGCGGTGGCGGCATGTCCGCCGAGGTGCTCAAGCAGGCCTTCGAGCCGTTCTTCACCACCAAGACCGACGGCCAGGGCACTGGCCTGGGACTGAGCATGGTGTTCGGTTTCGTCAAGCAGAGCGGTGGACATATCGAGATTCTCAGCCACCCGGGGCAGGGCACCAGGGTGCAGATGTACTTTGCCCGCAGCATCGCTGCGCCCGTCTCGCCGGCCGTCGGCCCCGGGCCCCGGGCGAGCGCCGGCCAGGAACGGATCCTGGTGGTGGAGGACGACAGCGATGTGCGCAGCGCCGCGGTGGAGATGCTCAGGCACGAGGGTTATCAGGTGTGCTCCGCGGCCAGCGGCGATGCCGCCATGCAACTGCTGGCGCAGGGGCTTGCGGTGGACCTGATCTTCACCGACGTGGTGATGCCGGGGCAGATCAAGAGCACCGACCTGGCCACCTGGGCCAGGACCCAGGCGCCGCCGGTCGCGGTGCTGTTCACCTCGGGGCATACCCGGGACATGATCTCGCGCAATCATCAGCTCAGCCCGGATACCCACCTGTTGAGCAAGCCTTATGCCCCCGAGGACCTGAGCGCCATGGTGCGCTCGTTGCTGGGGGGCTGA
- a CDS encoding CsgG/HfaB family protein: protein MLSAAALAVLAGMSGCATESSRALPVEKVQSASQAWTGARVPMAVGKFDNRSSYMRGIFSDGVDRLGGQAKTILITHLQQTNRFNVLDRDNMGEIQQEAALKGQAQKLKGADFVVTGDVTEFGRKETGDHQLFGILGRGKTQVAYAKVALNIVNISTSEVVYSTQGAGEYALSNREVIGFGGTASYDSTLNGKVLDLAMREAVNRMVEAIDTGAWKPGR, encoded by the coding sequence ATGTTGTCCGCTGCAGCACTGGCCGTGCTGGCGGGCATGAGCGGTTGTGCCACCGAAAGCTCCCGCGCCTTGCCGGTGGAAAAGGTCCAGAGCGCCAGTCAGGCGTGGACCGGGGCCCGGGTGCCGATGGCGGTGGGCAAGTTCGATAACCGGTCCAGCTACATGCGCGGGATCTTCTCCGACGGCGTCGACCGCCTCGGCGGCCAGGCCAAGACCATCCTCATCACCCACCTGCAGCAGACCAACCGTTTCAACGTGCTGGACCGCGACAACATGGGCGAGATCCAGCAGGAAGCGGCGCTCAAGGGCCAGGCACAGAAGCTCAAGGGCGCGGATTTCGTGGTCACCGGCGACGTCACCGAGTTCGGTCGCAAGGAAACCGGCGACCATCAGCTGTTCGGCATTCTCGGCCGCGGCAAGACCCAGGTGGCCTACGCCAAGGTGGCGCTGAACATCGTCAATATCAGCACTTCCGAAGTGGTCTATTCGACCCAGGGCGCCGGCGAGTACGCGCTGTCCAACCGTGAAGTGATCGGCTTTGGCGGCACCGCTTCCTACGATTCGACCCTCAACGGCAAGGTCCTGGACCTGGCCATGCGCGAGGCGGTCAACCGCATGGTCGAAGCCATCGATACCGGGGCCTGGAAACCCGGCCGCTGA